GCAGGGTGGATTATCGGCAATCCTTGCAATACAGGTGGGACTTCATAGATGTTCCCGTCATCGACGTCTATTGCCAGATGCTGCTGTTCGCGATGGGCAACTCCCTGCCCCAGTTCATCCGCGAGATCTCCTGGAACAAGGAATACAGGTTCTCCATCTCCCTCTCCCACGACATCGATTATTGGGATTACTGGGCTCCCGGGCAAAAGGCGGAAACGCTCAGATACAACCTCCGCACCTTCTTCAAGAGGCCGGTCAACGCCACCTACAAGATCCTCGGCCACACCCTGCACAAAAACCTGATCCACAATCCGCAGCGCCAGGCCCGCTGGATCCTGCGCAAGGAGGAGGACCTCGATGTCCGGTCCACCTGGTTCCTTTTTGGCAAGGACGATTTTGAGGACGCGCGGCAAAACTACATCGCGGATCCCAGGATCAGGGACAGGCTGGTCAGGATCCTCGGGGATCAGGAGGTTGGACTGCATGGAAGCCCCGAATCGGCTTACGACGGGAACGCGCTCCGCAAGGAGATGGCCAACCTGAGGTCAGTCGGCTTCGAGGTCACCGGCTACCGCTCCCACTATCTGAATTTCGATTACCAGCGGAGCTTCAGGATCCTCGAAGAAGCCGGGATCCAGTATGACAGCACCCTGGGCTATTGGGAAAACATCGGTTTCCGGGCCGGCATTTCCTTTCCCTTCTATCCCTTCAACCTCGAAGAAAACAGGCCTTTCCGCGTCCTCGAGATCCCGCTCATCGTGATGGATACCACCCTCTATTCCAAAAAGGCCATGAACCTCACTCCCCAGGCGGCCAAACGCACCCTGAAGCGGCTGATCAACATGGCCGACAAATACCAGTCCCATCTTTCCCTGCTCTGGCACAATGTCAGCTTCGATCCCATCGATTTCACCCTCTGGGGCAGCGTCTATTGGAGCATCCTCAGATACGCCCGGGACAGGGATGCCTGGATCTCCTCCCTCCATGACCTTTACACTGAATGGGTC
This portion of the Candidatus Syntrophosphaera sp. genome encodes:
- a CDS encoding polysaccharide deacetylase family protein, with the protein product MDKFPNIIILLNLPREYIPKAEFVLRTFCSVLRLHPQFYYEKHFEGAHIYYGRATEKGYPIKIHFAEGTSGFFEQRELYPLDLVNFNKYKNEYIPFLFSQPGSIFSFNAQSITFRKDIVASGFYFLTCWHEYILGYHGEARGRVDYRQSLQYRWDFIDVPVIDVYCQMLLFAMGNSLPQFIREISWNKEYRFSISLSHDIDYWDYWAPGQKAETLRYNLRTFFKRPVNATYKILGHTLHKNLIHNPQRQARWILRKEEDLDVRSTWFLFGKDDFEDARQNYIADPRIRDRLVRILGDQEVGLHGSPESAYDGNALRKEMANLRSVGFEVTGYRSHYLNFDYQRSFRILEEAGIQYDSTLGYWENIGFRAGISFPFYPFNLEENRPFRVLEIPLIVMDTTLYSKKAMNLTPQAAKRTLKRLINMADKYQSHLSLLWHNVSFDPIDFTLWGSVYWSILRYARDRDAWISSLHDLYTEWVNLS